The following proteins are encoded in a genomic region of Magallana gigas chromosome 1, xbMagGiga1.1, whole genome shotgun sequence:
- the LOC136275358 gene encoding protein wech-like codes for MEEGNIEDANSPIHCDLCNEPNPPLHCEECQCTVCLACVGKHLSDLSKDHKVVPYQKQGSIPKSLKCQSHASERCELHCQRCDLPVCNTCLLSNAHKSHTLTELMEVIRSKKEVIEKDFEEIQQIIYPKYEEILVQLKTDQLNEDSYFEDQLEKVTKQGKEWHIEVDKIVSKLHYDILAKKKSHLAFLHQQETTIASTLSEIKQSIQDLRRILDLEDFYSTAVYQSKNAVFNRFPEKLSFPSFLPKKIDTGHLSRQFGVFTTESRCSFQSNLLLKSLNTIETFESGHSWIHGLACLSEYEIWIIGSDNSYGCDSGKRMKLFSTKGELLLSIKAIDKPVAIAVTKNGDLMYADDYGNIKIVEYNQIKEVISLKGWKVLDICSTLSGDLLVIMNDYKNSSKVVRYCGSTEKQTIQFNDDGQSLYSPGGKKYLAENKNFDICVADHDAHAVVVVNQDGKLRYRYTGQTATEESFDPVGIATDSQSRVLIAADKSRKIHVLDQEGTFLSIIKMPSMYMYSETGLCVDINDCLLVADYKKVYKIKYCT; via the coding sequence ATGGAGGAGGGAAACATCGAAGATGCCAATAGCCCTATTCATTGTGATCTATGTAATGAACCTAATCCGCCATTACACTGTGAAGAATGTCAATGCACTGTATGCTTAGCTTGTGTGGGCAAACACCTGTCCGATTTATCCAAAGATCACAAAGTTGTTCCATATCAAAAGCAGGGATCCAttccaaaatctttaaaatgtcaaagTCACGCAAGTGAGCGTTGTGAACTCCACTGTCAGAGATGTGACTTACCAGTTTGTAACACTTGTCTTTTATCCAACGCTCATAAAAGTCATACTCTGACTGAACTAATGGAAGTAATTAGGTCAAAGAAAGAGGTCATTGAGAAAGATTTTGAAGAAATACAACAAATCATATATCCAAAATACGAAGAAATTCTAGTCCAATTAAAAACTGACCAATTAAATGAGGATTCCTATTTTGAAGATCAATTAGAAAAGGTTACCAAACAGGGAAAAGAATGGCATATAGAAGTTGACAAAATTGTCTCCAAGCTTCATTATGATATCTTAGCGAAAAAGAAAAGTCACTTAGCTTTCCTCCACCAACAGGAAACTACCATCGCTTCCACATTATCTGAAATTAAACAAAGCATTCAAGATCTGAGAAGAATTTTAGATTTAGAAGACTTTTATTCGACAGCCGTATATCAATCAAAAAATGCGGTATTCAACAGATTTCCAGAGAAGCTATCTTTTCCGAGTTTTCTTCCAAAGAAAATCGATACCGGGCACTTAAGTAGACAGTTTGGTGTATTTACGACCGAGAGTCGATGTTCTTTCCAATCCAACCTTTTATTAAAGAGTTTAAATACCATTGAAACATTTGAGTCTGGGCATAGCTGGATACATGGCTTGGCCTGTTTGAGCGAATATGAGATATGGATTATTGGTAGTGATAATTCTTATGGTTGTGATAGTGGTAAGCGTATGAAGCTTTTCTCTACCAAAGGTGAACTACTTCTGTCAATAAAAGCAATTGACAAACCTGTTGCTATAGCAGTAACAAAGAATGGCGATCTTATGTATGCTGATGATTATGGAAATATAAAGATTGTGGAGTACAATCAAATAAAGGAAGTCATAAGTTTGAAAGGATGGAAAGTTCTAGACATCTGCAGTACTCtatctggtgacctcctggttatCATGAACGATTACAAAAACTCGTCAAAAGTAGTACGTTACTGTGGCTCCACTGAGAAACAGACCATACAGTTCAATGACGATGGTCAATCTCTTTACTCTCCAGGTGGAAAGAAATATCTAGCAGAAAACAAGAACTTTGACATTTGTGTTGCTGATCATGACGCCCATGCAGTAGTAGTGGTAAATCAGGATGGAAAGCTTAGATATAGATACACCGGTCAGACCGCCACCGAAGAATCGTTTGACCCAGTTGGCATTGCAACGGACAGTCAGAGTCGGGTTTTGATCGCAGCAGATAAATCccgtaaaatacatgtactagatcaGGAGGGAACGTTCCTTAGCATAATTAAAATGcctagtatgtacatgtacagcgAGACAGGTTTATGTGTCGATATAAACGACTGCCTTCTCGTAGCCGATTATAAAAAAGTgtataaaatcaaatactgtACGTAA